The following are from one region of the Leucoraja erinacea ecotype New England chromosome 35, Leri_hhj_1, whole genome shotgun sequence genome:
- the mxd1 gene encoding max dimerization protein 1: MTAVQLINIERLIEAAHYLERREREAEHGYAALLPDRSEDSGSKRKSKSKKNAGSRSTHNEMEKNRRAHLRLCLGRLKELVPVGAESTRHTTLSLLMKAKLHIKTLEEGDRRALHQIDQLQREQRHLKRQLELLNIERMRTDSIGSTVSSERSDSDQEDIDVDVESTEGMARELDWSNSGVSDSDEQISVKSSGSDEGYFSTGIMRMKLLPTPHKTLARL, from the exons ATGACCGCCGTGCAGCTCATCAACATCGAGCGGCTGATCGAGGCCGCGCACTACTTGGAGCGGCGGGAGCGAG AGGCTGAGCATGGTTATGCAGCACTCCTGCCCGACAGAAGCGAGGACTCTGGCAGCAAAAGAAAAAGCAAAAGCAAGAAGAATGCAGGGAGCAG GTCAACGCACaatgaaatggaaaaaaacag GCGAGCCCATCTGCGACTTTGCTTGGGACGTTTGAAAGAATTGGTACCAGTGGGAGCAGAGAGTACAAGGCATACCACACTCAGTTTACTTATGAAGGCCAAGTTACATATCAAG ACACTTGAAGAAGGTGACAGGAGGGCTCTTCATCAGATAGATCAGCTACAGCGAGAGCAACGTCACCTAAAACGGCAGCTGGAACTGCTTAACATTGAGAGGATGCGAACGGATAGCATAGGATCAACGGTTTCTTCCGAGAGATCAGACTCTGATCAAG AAGACATTGATGTGGATGTGGAAAGCACTGAGGGCATGGCGAGAGAACTGGATTGGAGCAATAGTGGTGTGAGTGACTCTGACGAGCAGATCAGTGTGAAGAGCAGCGGCAGTGACGAAGGATACTTCAGCACGGGCATCATGCGAATGAAATTGCTCCCAACCCCTCACAAAACTCTTGCCCGCCTATAA